A single Kryptolebias marmoratus isolate JLee-2015 linkage group LG7, ASM164957v2, whole genome shotgun sequence DNA region contains:
- the LOC108229115 gene encoding uncharacterized protein LOC108229115 isoform X1 produces MSVQAEFSPVSSSFPVMLIVRSIVGVILIIVLILLWRYRESKDFCCIRPKQSESFTTNHGVNQSDGHEYSFPLQDFTPIYSEINHQKKAKKKKKGKQRGAAAEAAVYSEVRSGAALDDDAAM; encoded by the exons ATGTCAGTTCAAG CTGAGTTCAGTCCTGTCAGCTCTTCATTTCCTGTGATGCTGATTGTTAGATCGATTGTTGGAGTCATTCTCATTATTGTCCTGATCTTATTGTGGCGCTACAGAGAATCCAAAG ATTTCTGCTGCATCAG acCAAAACAATCAGAGAGCTTCACCACAAATCATGGAGTCAACCAGAGCGATGGTCATGAATACAGCTTTCCTCTTCAGG atttcACTCCAATATACTCTGAGATCAACCATCAGaaaaaagccaagaaaaagaagaaag GaaagcagagaggagcagcagcagaagcagcagtttATTCTGAAGTCAGATCAGGAGCAGCTCTGGATGACGATGCTGCCATGTAG
- the LOC108229115 gene encoding uncharacterized protein LOC108229115 isoform X2 yields the protein MSVQAEFSPVSSSFPVMLIVRSIVGVILIIVLILLWRYRESKDFCCIRPKQSESFTTNHGVNQSDGHEYSFPLQDFTPIYSEINHQKKAKKKKKERSSSRSSSLF from the exons ATGTCAGTTCAAG CTGAGTTCAGTCCTGTCAGCTCTTCATTTCCTGTGATGCTGATTGTTAGATCGATTGTTGGAGTCATTCTCATTATTGTCCTGATCTTATTGTGGCGCTACAGAGAATCCAAAG ATTTCTGCTGCATCAG acCAAAACAATCAGAGAGCTTCACCACAAATCATGGAGTCAACCAGAGCGATGGTCATGAATACAGCTTTCCTCTTCAGG atttcACTCCAATATACTCTGAGATCAACCATCAGaaaaaagccaagaaaaagaagaaag agaggagcagcagcagaagcagcagtttATTCTGA